In a genomic window of Trichoderma atroviride chromosome 4, complete sequence:
- a CDS encoding uncharacterized protein (EggNog:ENOG41), protein MSHPTEIPYRQIRASYDSQHIIVYQAYKASIADAAIKAQKLNASPDFSPERMTWIKPSWCWMMYRSGYSYKDDGQSRILALKMKKQDFFGLLEQAVLSTHPSPHAHVDKESTNKTVAHERATDVRVQWDPERNAKLEGLPYRSIQIGIPGTLSTKWADEWIVSIEDVTERARELKKALQEQPDASTDELVKRGLVPEEKALDVPEEILTRLEMTVLGVPDEL, encoded by the coding sequence ATGTCTCATCCTACTGAAATTCCCTACCGCCAAATCCGCGCCTCCTACGACAGCCAACACATCATCGTCTACCAAGCCTACAAAGCTTCCATtgccgacgccgccatcaaggccCAAAAACTCAATGCATCCCCCGACTTCAGCCCCGAGCGCATGACCTGGATCAAGCCaagctggtgctggatgaTGTACCGCTCCGGATACTCGTACAAAGACGACGGCCAGAGTCGCATCCTCGCcctcaagatgaagaagcaggacTTCTTCGGCCTCTTGGAACAGGCTGTCCTGTCTACCCATCCGTCTCCGCACGCCCACGTGGACAAAGAAAGCACCAACAAGACGGTGGCTCACGAGAGGGCGACAGATGTGAGAGTCCAGTGGGACCCGGAGCGAAATGCGAAGCTGGAGGGGCTGCCGTATAGGAGCATCCAGATTGGCATTCCGGGGACGCTGAGCACCAAGTGGGCGGATGAGTGGATTGTTTCGATTGAGGATGTTACGGAGAGGGCGAGAGAGCTGAAAAAGGCGCTGCAAGAGCAGCCGGATGCTTCGACGGATGAGTTGGTGAAAAGGGGGCTGGTGCCGGAGGAGAAGGCGTTGGATGTGCCCGAGGAGATTTTGACGCGGTTGGAAATGACTGTTTTGGGAGTTCCTGACGAGTTATAA
- a CDS encoding uncharacterized protein (EggNog:ENOG41~TransMembrane:1 (i197-213o)), with translation MRLLKTDTIELETFEYGDVPPYAILSHRWGKDELTYQDLETGAAAKERKEGFTKVRQCCAKAKADGFDYAWIDSCCINKKSSSELSEAINSMFNWYHQAERCYAHLADVPSKSTFVESEWFTRGWTLQELLAPSDLQFVDENWAYIGTKITRQQDISDCTGIPVNILCGDDDLDTASIAQRMAWASKRKTQRLEDRAYCLMGIFGIYMPLIYGEGEQAFLRLQEEIMRISHDDSLFAWKSSDSRGGVLATSPDAFRESGDIVQFNPFNDYNTALTINSRGIHLKTRFIGIGPQRLGLAILHCKRKSEDKPVAIYARDLLGTMETFERVMSDKIECFDRKKYRHSQYPMRTMCIQTGRTTPVLKSSNSKKRKRDDNTPYEIYDNYTLQSLMQFDRAEAVSKAAKSASQDDMWLLLTRDNVDVNWGDDYDWTPLHHAVSRCKQATVKMLLARGANINPVNAVGETPICLAAKDGHEDIFKLLRDAGALINPTEPEHKMPLSFAIKGRHKNIVKLLLENGAKIDEEDGSIGRTPLSLAASNTDQSILRLILEYKAEVHANDYKITESPFLSAIMGGNTDYVKSCLKQQLRLYQGAFNYYTVTPLSLAVLSGHGDIVRLLLENGAQAGEVFYGLSLLSVAIAKGYYDIVELLLKNGVYALTTNGGSDKGPLSLAILNGHRDIIKLLLKYRAKANRIEEDGETPLSLAVLQRQEDIVTLLLESGPEVDLKNGYGFTPLQMAALDGNEGIAAVLLAAGAQVNVQDKTGKTPLMMAVAGGYGNMVILLLKWGAQVNIKTSRDEMALSLAISNGHVAIVKLLLENGADVGLKNSEDQTPLMLAKRNGQAGIIKLLHEAEKTKVNTALGC, from the coding sequence ATGCGCCTGCTCAAGACCGACACAATTGAGCTTGAAACGTTCGAATACGGCGATGTGCCGCCGTACGCTATCCTGTCACATAGATGGGGTAAAGACGAGCTCACCTATCAAGACTTGGAAACTGGTGCAGCggcgaaagagaggaaagaaggctTCACAAAAGTGAGGCAATGctgcgccaaagccaaagctgaCGGATTTGACTATGCGTGGATCGATAGCTGCTGTATTAACAAGAAAAGCAGTTCGGAGTTGTCAGAGGCTATCAACTCCATGTTTAATTGGTACCATCAAGCCGAGAGATGCTATGCCCATCTTGCGGATGTTCCATCAAAATCTACTTTTGTAGAAAGCGAATGGTTTACAAGAGGCTGGACCCTGCAAGAGCTGCTCGCCCCTTCAGATCTTCAATTTGTAGATGAGAACTGGGCATACATTGGTACTAAAATAACCCGGCAACAAGATATATCCGACTGCACGGGCATACCTGTCAATATCCTctgcggcgatgatgatctTGACACAGCCAGTATTGCGCAAAGAATGGCATGGGcttcaaagagaaaaacgcAACGACTTGAAGATCGTGCTTATTGTTTAATGGGAATATTCGGCATTTACATGCCATTAATTTATGGAGAAGGCGAACAAGCGTTTTTGAGACTACAAGAGGAGATTATGAGGATATCACACGATGACAGTCTCTTTGCGTGGAAGTCCTCTGATTCTCGTGGCGGAGTGCTGGCTACCTCCCCAGACGCTTTTAGAGAATCTGGAGATATCGTCCAGTTCAACCCCTTCAACGATTACAATACTGCTTTAACAATAAATAGTAGAGGAATACACTTAAAAACTCGCTTTATCGGAATAGGTCCTCAGAGATTGGGCCTCGCGATTCTTCACTgcaaaagaaagagtgaGGATAAACCGGTCGCCATTTATGCGAGAGATTTGCTTGGCACAATGGAGACATTTGAGAGGGTCATGAGTGATAAAATCGAGTGTTTTGATCGGAAAAAATACAGGCACTCACAATATCCGATGAGAACGATGTGTATACAGACCGGGAGAACAACACCTGTGCTGAAGTCGAGTAATTCGAAGAAGCGGAAACGTGACGACAATACGCCATACGAGATTTACGACAATTACACGTTACAAAGTTTGATGCAATTTGACCGCGCAGAAGCCGTGTcaaaagcagcaaagtcAGCATCACAGGACGAtatgtggctgctgctcacgCGAGACAATGTCGACGTGAATTGGGGCGATGACTATGACTGGACGCCATTGCATCACGCAGTGAGCAGGTGTAAACAGGCAACggtgaagatgctgctggctcGGGGTGCCAATATCAACCCTGTAAATGCCGTTGGCGAGACACCGATATGTTTGGCCGCCAAGGATGGACATGAAGACATTTTCAAGCTGTTGAGAGATGCGGGTGCGCTGATTAACCCAACAGAGCCAGAACACAAGATGCCACTATCGTTTGCCATCAAGGGTAGGCACAAGAATATCGTCAAACTGCTGCTGGAAAATGGAGCCAAaatcgatgaagaagatggaagcatTGGTAGAACGCCTCTATCGCTGGCCGCTTCTAACACAGACCAAAGCATTCTCAGGTTAATATTAGAGTACAAGGCCGAGGTACATGCAAATGACTATAAAATTACCGAATCACCGTTCTTATCCGCCATAATGGGCGGGAATACGGATTACGTCAAATCTTGCTTGAAGCAGCAACTTAGGCTTTACCAAGGAGCCTTCAATTACTACACCGTAACGCCGCTATCATTAGCTGTTTTGAGTGGACATGGAGATATCGTCAGGTTGTTGCTCGAAAATGGAGCCCAAGCCGGCGAGGTGTTTTACGGCCTATCTCTGCTATCAGTGGCGATTGCGAAGGGATATTATGATATTGTCGAGCTACTATTGAAAAATGGAGTCTATGCCCTCACAACAAATGGTGGCAGTGACAAAGGACCATTATCACTGGCCATCTTGAATGGGCATCGGGATATCATTAAGCTATTGCTCAAATATAGAGCCAAGGCTAATAGAatcgaagaagacggcgaaaCGCCACTGTCCTTGGCCGTTCTCCAAAGGCAGGAAGACATTGTTACGCTACTACTTGAAAGCGGCCCTGAAGTTGATTTGAAAAACGGATATGGCTTTACACCGTTACAAATGGCCGCTTTGGATGGAAATGAAGGCATTGCTGCGGTATTGCTCGCAGCTGGAGCCCAAGTCAATGTACAGGATAAAACTGGTAAAACGCCGCTCATGATGGCCGTAGCTGGCGGGTATGGCAATATGGTCATCCTACTGTTGAAGTGGGGAGCACAGGTTAACATCAAAACTagcagagatgagatggctcTCTCTTTGGCCATCTCGAATGGACATGTGGCTATTGTTAAGCTGCTATTGGAAAACGGGGCTGACGTTGGTTTGAAAAACTCCGAAGACCAAACACCACTAATGTTGGCCAAGCGGAATGGGCAGGCAGGTATCATTAAACTACTACATGAAGCGGAAAAGACCAAGGTGAATACGGCATTGGGATGTTGA
- a CDS encoding uncharacterized protein (EggNog:ENOG41~SECRETED:SignalP(1-21)), which produces MSGLLPLVSLGALTLASTALSAPAGSTTASTTKQCVQLQIPVPVVATNYHYDQPQVDSSIDAMDWTVNVTTWSSSNFTARITGRVDINKIYNIGAQLCVPSQKTSKAGILQIATPGLGFGKEYFDVEVDPQQYSYVDAAINKGYSVLSYDRLGTGASEKPNAYDDVQIPVEIEILAGLTKIARGGKLISSSKSNASAAFDFTPTKIVHVGHSYGSYVNSLMLINYPDIIDGAIFTGLYPNSIEATDPLNVLNYNHAFASESDPARFSEYGSGYFVLDNEETIQKLFFQKASMDPALLTYAESIKQPEAVGEYSSEEGNPLAPAPDYKGPLMFFVGEFDNFVCNGNCSGIYAADFANQLYPSVAADDLVYYLQPNTGHASMLSTNASAGYEVMLGFLDSRGL; this is translated from the exons ATGAgcggccttcttcctctcgtTTCACTTGGAGCTCTGACTCTTGCTTCCACTGCACTGAGCGCCCCTGCCGGCTCTACTACAGCCTCGACCACCAAGCAATGCGTCCAACTCCAGATTCCCGTCCCGGTGGTGGCCACCAACTACCACTATGACCAGCCCCAGGTTGACAGCAGTATCGACGCCATGGACTGGACTGTCAACGTGACCACCTGGAGCAGCTCCAACTTTACTGCTCGCATTACTGGACGTGTGGACATCAACAAGATATACAACATCGGCGCACAATTGTGCGTGCCGTCGCAAAAGACCAGCAAAGCAGGCATTTTGCAGATTGCAACCCCTGGCCTTGGATTTGGCAAAGA ATACTTTGACGTCGAGGTTGATCCGCAGCAGTACTCGTACGTTGATGCCGCCATCAACAAGGGCTACTCGGTCCTTTCTTACGATCGTCTTGGCACTGGTGCATCCGAGAAGCCAAACGCTTACGACGACGTCCAGATTCCAGTGGAAATTGAAATCTTGGCCGGCCTGACTAAAATTGCCCGCGGCGGAAAGCTGATAAGCTCCTCCAAGAGCAACGCAAGCGCTGCGTTCGACTTTACGCCCACCAAGATTGTCCACGTCGGCCACTCGTACGGCTCATATGTAAACTCGCTCATGCTCATCAACTACCCCGATATCATCGAcggcgccatcttcaccGGTCTCTACCCCAACAGCATCGAGGCCACCGATCCGCTCAACGTCTTGAACTACAACCACGCATTCGCCAGCGAGAGCGATCCCGCCCGCTTTTCCGAGTACGGCTCGGGCTACTTCGTCTTGGATAACGAGGAAACTATCCAGAAGCTGTTTTTCCAAAAGGCCTCCATGGACCCAGCCCTGCTTACCTACGCTGAGAGCATCAAGCAGCCTGAAGCCGTGGGCGAGTACTCGTCTGAAGAGGGCAACCCACTCGCGCCCGCTCCCGATTACAAAGGCCCGTTGATG TTCTTTGTTGGCGAGTTTGATAACTTCGTCTGCAATGGCAATTGCAGCGGCATCTATGCCGCAGACTTTGCGAACCAGCTCTATCCGAGCGTGGCTGCAGACGATCTTGTCTATTACCTGCAGCCAAACACGGGCCATGCCTCCATGTTGTCGACGAATGCTTCTGCCGGCTATGAGGTTATGCTGGGATTCTTGGATTCTCGAGGCTTGTAA
- a CDS encoding uncharacterized protein (EggNog:ENOG41) produces the protein MIGVLSNDSDWFFDEPQSASANTLPGSLNRRGSVLEETPSDASGTFVLSFDPDSDLGATEPAQPTKLGSLELEIKQYGGWNSWRTYLVIGLEPHPPNPFGTPSLYTVPWYAFVKKDKVAAGQLDDVLVREDREMEHKLLNEVLRVEFDLESRHSRLHYNVVLKLREAIKESRR, from the coding sequence ATGATTGGCGTGCTCTCCAATGATTCGGACTGGTTCTTCGATGAGCCCCAAAGTGCCTCGGCAAACACCCTCCCAGGCAGCCTAAACCGGCGTGGCTCCGTCCTTGAAGAAACACCATCCGATGCAAGCGGGACATTTGTACTCAGCTTTGACCCCGATTCTGATCTGGGAGCCACTGAACCTGCGCAGCCGACCAAACTCGGCTCCTTGGAGCTCGAAATCAAGCAATATGGAGGATGGAACAGCTGGCGCACATATCTCGTGATAGGCCTGGAGCCTCATCCTCCGAACCCCTTTGGCACACCTTCATTGTACACAGTGCCGTGGTACGCGTTTGTGAAAAAGGACAAGGTTGCGGCGGGACAGCTGGACGATGTGCTGGTGAGAGAAGACAGAGAGATGGAGCATAAGCTGCTGAACGAGGTGCTGCGGGTTGAGTTTGATCTGGAGAGTCGGCATTCGAGATTGCATTACAACGTTGTTttgaagctgagagaggCGATCAAGGAatcaaggagatga
- a CDS encoding uncharacterized protein (EggNog:ENOG41) has product MLLLNTKSQDLEVFATNEEVRYAILSHTWGSEEVTLALFLAKDKRTDSKGWDKIRRSCEVAARLGFDYIWIDTCCIDKKSSSELSEAINSMFQWYEKAGVCIAYLEDVSSADDPTKDGSQFAKCRWFSRGWTLQELIAPPRATLLFSRVGAHRHSNVSPGSHHESVLDPSRDSSHQWPGAEPG; this is encoded by the coding sequence ATGCTATTACTAAACACCAAATCGCAAGACCTCGAGGTCTTTGCTACCAATGAAGAAGTACGATATGCCATTTTGTCTCACACATGGGGCAGTGAAGAGGTTACACTAGCGTTATTTTTGGCCAAGGACAAGAGGACGGATTCTAAAGGATGGGACAAGATACGCCGAAGCTGTGAAGTAGCAGCTCGTCTGGGCTTCGACTACATTTGGATAGACACCTGTTGCATCGACAAGAAATCTTCATCAGAACTGTCGGAAGCCATCAACTCCATGTTTCAATGGTACGAAAAGGCCGGAGTCTGCATCGCATACCTCGAAGACGTCTCATCAGCAGACGACCCAACTAAAGATGGCTCTCAGTTTGCGAAATGCCGCTGGTTTAGCAGAGGCTGGACGTTGCAAGAGCTGATTGCTCCCCCCCGAGCTACACTTTTATTCTCAAGAGTGGGAGCTCATCGGCACTCGAACGTCTCTCCAGGAAGCCATCACGAGAGTGTCCTTGATCCCAGCCGTGATTCTTCACACCAGTGGCCAGGGGCAGAGCCTGGATGA
- a CDS encoding uncharacterized protein (EggNog:ENOG41), which produces MSWAANRQTTRPEDMAYCLLGLFDINMPLLYGEGRVKAFKRLQEEIIKSTNDDSIYAWRYPQELSERQHFWGLLAESPAAFGHQGGDYVIKRARYLTRSSNYVAAVSSRGLDVELALTPHPRDESGTIFIAVLDCDMGRDEVSHELTPAIILQKTQWHNDTEYVRIRTDHLLMVSMNLMKFAKDLKRYRLGYDRLSEAQPRQIFVPHNLSTRRSPPGHPIPSRSGAIIS; this is translated from the exons ATGAGCTGGGCGGCTAATCGCCAGACCACTCGGCCAGAAGACATGGCATACTGCTTGCTCGGACTGTTCGACATTAACATGCCTTTGCTGTATGGAGAGGGCCGCGTCAAGGCTTTCAAGCGGCTGCAGGAGGAGATTATCAAGTCTACGAATGATGACTCCATTTACGCTTGGAGATATCCTCAGGAATTATCCGAAAGACAGCATTTTTGGGGTCTCTTGGCAGAGAGTCCTGCAGCGTTTGGACACCAAGGCGGTGACTATGTAATTAAAAGAGCAAG ATACCTCACACGGAGCTCAAACTATGTAGCAGCGGTATCTAGCCGCGGGCTAGACGTAGAGCTCGCCTTGACGCCTCACCCTCGAGATGAATCTGGCACAATCTTCATTGCCGTGCTAGACTGCGACATGGGCCGAGATGAAGTCTCGCATGAGCTGACACCAGCCATTATCCTCCAAAAGACGCAATGGCACAACGATACAGAATATGTCCGCATACGAACAGACCATTTGCTGATGGTATCAATGAACCTCATGAAGTTTGCCAAAGATCTCAAGCGCTACCGCCTGGGCTACGATCGCCTTTCAGAGGCCCAGCCTCGACAGATATTTGTCCCGCACAATCTATCCACGCGGCGATCCCCCCCGGGGCATCCTATTCCATCCCGAAGTGGTGCCATTATATCATGA
- a CDS encoding uncharacterized protein (BUSCO:EOG092D3NXJ), protein MSPPPAVPSTPGAEQPSSSADASEVTCIQDPSAGLMPDATRKSSSTTTHAAPDADADADADPTKVDDAGTRSVTATAATSSLDADAEADHAADAADAESSIRTDATSVKIPAAIATTATDTTTATATAATATATTATTATNSDANELLSTQHSSSIASLPAPTAAMASDEAGGRPTNADAELDKAPADEAHEHHTIPTAPKDKEPAAAVETPDDAIDSSILTIKPADADPSSLMRPNYPTSLLLAPERPSYIDPTPPTPMASRPPSRALSVTTRTDDDTSPTRSNPESDDKPFAGQDDQEDSQSEIQSIMEQFSEDGGGPDAEEVMSPRLEIASPMLGSSLQHPPRKSSLEPLSPGLAGQLNALHISTPGDDDQRPPVPPKDGSMGTPPRTRDARLPPISVTSPASPTMSMHRPPPPEPEPEPTLPFDFHRFLEQLRNKKADPVARYLKSFLFEFGKRQWMVHEQVKIISDFLAFIANKMVVSEVWRDVSDAEFDNAREGMEKLVMNRLYTQTFSPAIPPPKPIPGAKPRRRGGDPPLGPGRRGQHQEDIERDDILTQKINIYGWVKEDHLDIPPIEESGRRFLKLAQQELLKIKSYRAPRDKIICVLNCCKVIFGLLKHSKSDSSADSFMPMLIYVVLQSNPEHLVSNVQYILRFRNQEKLGGEAGYYLSSLMGAIQFIENMDRTSLTITDEEFEKNVEAAVSAIAEKHQAMSPKRPQDQQQQQIFNEKSRPPESAYDGAGPSAPRRSTEQNDTDITAPITGLLRTIQNPLTTIGRMFSDDGASSSAPRPPPPPPIGRPLGFPENVPLQNDLQDRRRSDSRYPLPAEEAAARQASAEVAEAQRLHRAEHANIVETLAGMFPDLDKDIISDVVYQKEGRVGLAVDACLALSS, encoded by the exons ATGtcgccaccgccagcagtTCCCAGCACGCCGGGAGCCGagcagcccagcagcagcgcggaTGCCTCCGAGGTGACATGCATCCAAGACCCCTCGGCGGGGCTGATGCCTGATGCGACACGCAAATccagctcgacgacgacCCATGCGGCTCCTGATGCGGACGCGGACGCAGATGCGGATCCAACCAAAGTCGACGACGCGGGGACTCGGTCTGtgacggcgacggcagcgacaTCTTCacttgatgctgatgccgaggccgaccACGCAGCAGACGCAGCAGACGCAGAGAGCAGCATCCGGACAGACGCCACGAGCGTGAAAATCCCTGCGGCGATCGCGACAACAGCCACCGACACGACCACAGCTACGGCTACAGCAGCTACGGCTACGGCAACTACGGCAACTACGGCTACAAACTCGGACGCAAACGAGCTGCTCTCAACCCAGCACTCCTCCTCCATAGCATCCCTACCAGCACCcacggcagccatggccagcgacgaggccggcggcaGACCGACAAATGCAGATGCGGAGCTCGACAAAGCTCCTGCAGACGAGGCACACGAGCACCACACGATACCCACCGCgcccaaggacaaggagccCGCAGCTGCAGTCGAGACGCCCGACGACGCCATCGATTCCTCCATCCTGACCATCAAGCCTGCCGACGCCGATCCATCGTCCCTCATGCGGCCCAACTACCCAACCAGCCTGCTTCTCGCACCAGAGCGCCCCAGCTACATCGACCCGACGCCGCCCACGCCCATGGCCTCTCGCCCACCTTCTCGAGCTCTCTCCGTAACAACCCGGACCGACGACGACACATCTCCCACCAGGTCCAATCCCGAATCGGACGACAAGCCCTTCGCCGGCCAGGATGACCAGGAGGACTCACAGTCTGAGATTCAGAGCATCATGGAGCAGTTTAGCGAGGACGGGGGCGGTCCCGATGCCGAGGAGGTCATGAGCCCGAGACTGGAAATCGCATCGCCCATGCTGGGCTCCTCGCTGCAGCACCCGCCTCGAAAATCCAGCCTCGAGCCTCTTTCGCCCGGGCTGGCCGGCCAGCTCAATGCCCTGCACATCTCAACGCCCGGCGATGACGACCAAAGACCGCCCGTGCCCCCCAAAGACGGTTCGATGGGTACGCCTCCGAGAACGAGAGACGCACGGCTACCGCCCATCAGCGTCACCTCACCAGCGTCGCCCACCATGTCGATGCACAGACCGCCGCCCCCAGAGCCCGAGCCCGAACCAACTCTTCCCTTTGACTTCCACAGATTTTTAGAACAGCTGCGGAATAAGAAAGCCGACCCCGTGGCAAGATATCTCAAGTCGTTCCTCTTCGAGTTTGGAAAGCGCCAATGGATGGTCCACGAGCAGGTCAAAATCATCAGCGACTTCTTGGCCTTTATTGCCAACAAGATGGTGGTGTCTGAGGTATGGCGAGACGTCTCGGATGCAGAGTTTGACAATGCCCGTGAAGGCATGGAAAAGCTCGTCATGAATAGACTTTACACCCAGACCTTCTCCCCGGCGATTCCGCCTCCAAAACCAATCCCTGGAGCAAAGCCGAGAAGGAGGGGAGGCGATCCGCCACTGGGCCCTGGCCGGAGAGGCCAGCATCAGGAAGATATCGAGAGAGACGATATTCTAACACAGAAAATCAACATTTACGGCTGGGTCAAGGAAGACCATCTGGATATTCCACCTATCGAGGAGAGTGGCAGGCGATTCCTTAAGCTAGCACAGCAGG AGCTGTTAAAGATCAAATCGTACAGAGCGCCTAGAGACAAAATCATTTGCGTCTTGAACTGCTGCAAAGTGATATTTG GCCTCCTAAAACACAGCAAGTCGGATTCATCGGCGGATTCGTTCATGCCGATGCTCATCTACGTTGTGCTTCAGTCAAATCCGGAGCACTTGGTGTCCAACGTGCAGTATATCCTGCGGTTCAGAAATCAAGAGAAGCTTGGTGGAGAGGCAGGATACtacctctcttctctc ATGGGTGCAATTCAGTTCATTGAAAACATGGATCGTACTTCTTTAACCATAACCGATGAGGAATTTGAGAAAAATGTTGAGGCTGCCGTCTCCGCAATTGCAGAGAAGCATCAAGCCATGTCTCCAAAAAGACCCCAggaccaacagcagcagcagatctTCAACGAAAAGTCTAGACCCCCCGAGTCTGCATATGATGGCGCAGGGCCGTCTGCTCCCCGCCGCTCAACAGAGCAAAATGACACAGACATTACTGCGCCCATCACTGGGCTATTACGAACAATCCAGAATCCGCTCACCACAATTGGCCGCATGTTCTCAGACGATGGCGCCTCATCGTCAGCGCCCCgaccaccgccaccaccaccgatAGGCCGTCCCTTGGGCTTCCCTGAAAACGTGCCCTTACAGAACGATTTGCAAGACAGACGGCGATCAGACTCAAGATACCCTCTTCCCGCAGAAGAAGCGGCAGCGAGACAGGCGAGTGCAGAGGTTGCCGAGGCGCAGAGGCTGCATCGTGCCGAGCACGCAAATATCGTAGAGACGCTGGCAGGCATGTTTCCTGATCTGGATAAGGACATTATCAGCGACGTGGTCTACCAGAAGGAGGGAAG GGTCGGACTGGCTGTTGATGCATGCCTTGCTTTATCCTCCTAG